The following proteins come from a genomic window of Sardina pilchardus chromosome 1, fSarPil1.1, whole genome shotgun sequence:
- the LOC134078925 gene encoding histone H3-like, translating to MTGIAETYHLTLPTRRTLVMARTKQTARKSTGGKAPRKQLATKAARKSAPATGGVKKPHRYRPGTVALREIRRYQKSTELLIRKLPFQRLVREIAQDFKTDLRFQSSAVMALQEASEAYLVGLFEDTNLCAIHAKRVTIMPKDIQLARRIRGERA from the exons ATGACTGGCATTGCGGAGA CATATCATCTCACTCTTCCAACCCGAAGAACTTTAGTCATGGCAAGAACCAAGCAAACAGCCCGCAAATCTACCGGAGGTAAGGCTCCGAGGAAACAGCTCGCCACCAAGGCTGCGCGTAAAAGCGCACCGGCAACCGGTGGAGTGAAGAAGCCTCACCGTTATAGGCCAGGTACCGTCGCTCTTAGAGAGATCCGTCGTTACCAGAAGTCAACTGAGCTGCTGATCCGCAAGTTGCCCTTCCAGCGTCTGGTCAGAGAAATCGCTCAGGACTTCAAGACCGATCTGCGTTTCCAGAGCTCTGCTGTCATGGCTCTTCAGGAGGCCAGCGAGGCTTACCTCGTCGGTCTGTTCGAGGACACTAACCTGTGCGCCATCCACGCCAAGAGAGTCACCATCATGCCCAAGGACATCCAGTTGGCTCGTCGTATCCGTGGGGAGCGTGCTTAA
- the LOC134091779 gene encoding histone H2A — MSGRGKTGGKARAKAKTRSSRAGLQFPVGRVHRLLRKGNYAQRVGAGAPVYLAAVLEYLTAEILELAGNAARDNKKTRIIPRHLQLAVRNDEELNKLLGGVTIAQGGVLPNIQAVLLPKKTEKSK, encoded by the coding sequence ATGAGCGGAAGAGGCAAAACCGGTGGCAAGGCCAGAGCAAAGGCTAAGACCAGGTCATCCAGGGCTGGACTGCAGTTCCCCGTGGGCCGTGTGCACAGGCTGCTGCGTAAAGGCAACTATGCCCAACGTGTGGGCGCTGGTGCGCCGGTCTACTTGGCTGCCGTGCTCGAGTACTTGACTGCTGAGATTCTGGAGTTGGCCGGCAACGCTGCCCGTGACAACAAGAAGACTCGTATCATTCCCCGCCATCTGCAGCTGGCTGTGCGTAACGACGAGGAGTTGAACAAGCTGCTCGGCGGAGTGACTATCGCTCAGGGTGGTGTGCTGCCTAACATCCAGGCCGTGCTGTTGCCCAAGAAGACCGAGAAGTCCAAGTAA
- the LOC134091443 gene encoding histone H1-like yields the protein MAETAPAPAAAPAKAPKKKAPRPKRTGPSVGELVVKAISASKERKGVSLAALKKALAAGGYDVEKNNARVKVAIKNLVTKGTLIQTKGTGASGSFKLNKAAEKKPAKKAAPKAKKPAAKKPAAAKKTKKAAAKKPAAAKKSPKKAAKKPTTPKKATKSPKKAKKPAAPKKAAKSLKKVKATKPKAAKPKAAKPKAAKPKKAAPKKK from the coding sequence ATGGCAGAAACTGCTCCAGCCCCCGCTGCGGCCCCAGCAAAGGCCCCCAAGAAGAAGGCGCCCCGACCCAAGAGAACTGGCCCAAGTGTGGGCGAGCTCGTCGTCAAGGCAATCTCTGCCtcgaaggagaggaagggagtttCTCTAGCTGCGTTGAAGAAGGCCTTGGCGGCCGGTGGATACGACGTGGAAAAGAACAACGCTCGTGTCAAGGTGGCTATCAAGAATTTGGTGACAAAGGGAACCCTGATCCAAACTAAGGGAACAGGCGCCTCCGGATCCTTCAAGCTGAACAAGGCAGCGGAAAAGAAACCCGCAAAGAAGGCCGCTCCTAAAGCCAAGAAACCAGCAGCAAAGAAGCCTGCCGCGGCTAAGAAGACCAAGAAGGCAGCAGCCAAGAAACCGGCCGCTGCGAAGAAGTCTCCCAAGAAAGCAGCTAAGAAGCCCACCACGCCGAAGAAGGCAACGAAGAGCCCGAAGAAGGCAAAGAAGCCAGCTGCACCCAAGAAAGCAGCAAAGAGCCTCAAGAAAGTCAAGGCAACGAAACCCAAGGCGGCCAAGCCTAAGGCTGCTAAGCCCAAGGCCGCCAAGCCCAAAAAGGCGGCACCCAAGAAGAAGTAA